A genomic window from Aerosakkonema funiforme FACHB-1375 includes:
- a CDS encoding amino acid permease, giving the protein MVNELFNKKSVDRLVEEASAENGHGLDRSLGLFNLIALGIGILIGAGIFVLTGQAAANHAGPGVVISFMMAAVGCAFSALCYAEFATMIPIAGSAYTYAYATLGEVVAWIVGWDLILGYIFCSSTVAVGWSGYLVSLLKDVGIVIPPEFCNPPLNLPAMFIVVLMTVLLTVGIRKTAKFNNAIVIIKITVILLFIFLGFAHINNLNLTPFIPPNTGEFGSFGWSGILRGTGVVFFAYTGFDAVASAAQEARNPQRDMPIAIMSSLLICTILYVGVSLVLTGIVPYQQLNVPDPIAVGVNAIKEELPWLPPTIKIGAIAGLSSVILVSQLGQSRVLYAIAKDGLLPPLLAAVHPQFRTPHIATIISGIFAALCAGLLPIDLLGELSSMAVLFAFLIVSLAVPILRRSQPDLPRPFKTPLVPLVPILGVITSGLQMVALSTDTWLRLLAWMAIGLVLYFTYGRKNSTLNHQKEQPTEYPEMT; this is encoded by the coding sequence ATGGTAAATGAATTATTTAATAAAAAATCCGTAGACAGGTTAGTCGAAGAAGCTTCGGCTGAAAACGGTCATGGATTGGATCGATCGCTCGGTTTATTCAATCTCATCGCACTGGGTATTGGTATACTTATCGGTGCGGGAATTTTTGTCCTGACGGGACAGGCAGCTGCCAATCACGCTGGGCCAGGAGTTGTCATATCATTTATGATGGCAGCTGTTGGCTGTGCATTTTCGGCACTGTGCTACGCGGAATTTGCTACCATGATTCCCATTGCTGGCAGCGCTTACACTTACGCTTATGCTACTTTGGGCGAAGTGGTGGCGTGGATAGTTGGATGGGATTTAATTTTAGGATATATCTTTTGCAGTTCTACGGTTGCAGTAGGCTGGTCGGGATATTTAGTCAGCTTGCTAAAAGATGTGGGAATTGTAATTCCACCAGAGTTTTGCAATCCGCCGCTGAATTTACCGGCGATGTTTATTGTGGTGCTGATGACGGTATTGCTAACTGTAGGAATTCGCAAAACGGCAAAATTTAATAATGCGATCGTCATCATTAAAATTACGGTGATTTTACTGTTTATCTTTTTGGGATTCGCTCACATCAACAACCTAAATTTGACACCTTTTATTCCGCCGAATACAGGAGAATTCGGCAGCTTTGGATGGAGTGGAATTTTGCGCGGTACAGGAGTTGTCTTTTTTGCTTACACGGGTTTCGATGCAGTTGCTAGTGCAGCACAAGAAGCGCGAAATCCGCAAAGAGATATGCCGATCGCAATTATGAGTTCGTTGCTCATTTGCACTATCCTTTATGTAGGAGTGTCCCTGGTGTTGACAGGAATTGTACCTTATCAACAACTGAATGTACCCGATCCAATTGCTGTGGGTGTAAATGCGATAAAAGAGGAATTGCCCTGGTTGCCACCAACGATTAAAATCGGAGCGATCGCAGGTTTGAGTTCGGTAATTTTAGTATCGCAGTTGGGACAATCGAGAGTTCTTTATGCCATAGCCAAAGATGGATTGCTACCACCTCTATTAGCAGCAGTTCATCCCCAATTCAGAACACCCCACATTGCAACTATTATATCGGGAATTTTCGCCGCCCTCTGCGCCGGATTGTTGCCGATCGATTTGTTGGGAGAATTGAGTTCGATGGCAGTTTTATTCGCATTTTTAATTGTCTCCCTTGCCGTGCCAATTTTACGTCGCAGCCAACCGGATTTGCCCAGACCTTTCAAAACACCCCTGGTTCCCTTAGTGCCGATTTTAGGAGTAATTACATCTGGCTTGCAAATGGTTGCTCTGTCTACCGATACTTGGTTGCGGTTACTTGCGTGGATGGCAATTGGTTTGGTATTATATTTCACATACGGTCGCAAAAATAGCACCTTAAATCACCAAAAGGAACAACCAACTGAGTATCCGGAAATGACTTGA